The proteins below come from a single Vicugna pacos chromosome 13, VicPac4, whole genome shotgun sequence genomic window:
- the SERBP1 gene encoding SERPINE1 mRNA-binding protein 1 isoform X4, whose amino-acid sequence MPGHLQEGFGCVVTNRFDQLFDDESDPFEVLKAAENKKKEAGGGGVGGPGAKSAAQAAAQTNSNAAGKQLRKESQKDRKNPLPPSIGVVDKKEETQPPVALKKEGIRRVGRRPDQQLQGEGKIIDRRPERRPPRERRFEKPLEEKGEGGEFSVDRPIIDRPIRGRGGLGRGRGGRGRGMGRGDGFDSRGKREFDRHSGSDRSGLKHEDKRGGSGSHNWGTVKDELTDLEQSNVTEETPEGEEHPVADTENKENEVEEVKEEGPKEMTLDEWKAIQNKDRAKVEFNIRKPNEGADGQWKKGFVLHKSKSEEAHAEDLVMDHHFRKPANDITSQLEINFGDLGRPGRGGRGGRGGRGRGGRPNRGIRTDKSNASAPDVDDPEAFPALA is encoded by the exons ATGCCTGGGCACTTACAGGAAGGCTTCGGCTGCGTGGTCACCAACCGATTCGACCAGTTATTTGACGACGAATCGGACCCCTTCGAGGTGTTGAAGGCAGCagagaacaagaaaaaagaagcCGGCGGGGGCGGCGTTGGGGGCCCTGGGGCCAAGAGCGCAGCTCAGGCCGCAGCGCAGACCAACTCTAACGCGGCGGGCAAACAGCTGCGTAAAGAGTCCCAGAAAGACCGCAAGAACCCGCTGCCCCCCAGCATTGGCGTGGTTGACAAGAAGGAGGAGACGCAGCCGCCCGTGGCGCTTAAGAAAGAAG GAATAAGACGCGTTGGAAGAAGACCTGATCAACAACTGCAGGGTGAAGGGAAGATAATCGATAGGAGACCAGAAAGGCGACCACCTCGTGAAAGACGATTTGAAAAGCCACTTGAAGAAAAGGGTGAAGGAGGAGAATTTTCAGTTGACAG aCCGATTATTGACCGGCCTATTCGAGGCCGTGGTGGTCTTGGAAGAGGTCGAGGAGGCCGTGGTCGTGGAATGGGCCGAGGAGATGGTTTTGACTCTCGTGGCAAACGTGAATTTGATAGGCATAGTGGAAGTGATAGATC TGGCCTGAAGCATGAGGACAAACGTGGAGGTAGCGGATCTCACAACTGGGGAACTGTCAAAGATGAATTAAC TGACTTGGAGCAATCAAATGTGACTGAGGAAACACCTGAAGGTGAAGAACATCCAGTTGCGGACACTGAAAATAA GGAGAATGAAGTTGAGGAGGTAAAGGAAGAGGGTCCAAAAGAAATGACTTTGGATGAGTGGAAGGCTATTCAAAATAAGGACCGGGCAAAAGTAGAGTTTAATATCCGAAAACCAAATGAAGGTGCTGATGGGCAGTGGAAGAAGGGATTTGTTCTTCATAAGTCAAAGAGTGAAGAG GCTCATGCTGAAGACTTGGTTATGGATCACCATTTCCGGAAGCCGGCAAATGATATAACGTCTCAGCTGGAGATAAATTTTGGAGACCTTGGCCGCCCAGGACGTGGTGGCAGGGGAGGACGAGGTGGCCGTGGGCGTGGTGGACGTCCAAACCGTGGCATCAGGACTGAcaag TCAAATGCTTCTGCTCCTGATGTGGATGACCCAGAGGCATTCCCAGCTCTGGCCTAA
- the SERBP1 gene encoding SERPINE1 mRNA-binding protein 1 isoform X3, whose translation MPGHLQEGFGCVVTNRFDQLFDDESDPFEVLKAAENKKKEAGGGGVGGPGAKSAAQAAAQTNSNAAGKQLRKESQKDRKNPLPPSIGVVDKKEETQPPVALKKEGIRRVGRRPDQQLQGEGKIIDRRPERRPPRERRFEKPLEEKGEGGEFSVDRPIIDRPIRGRGGLGRGRGGRGRGMGRGDGFDSRGKREFDRHSGSDRSSFSHYSGLKHEDKRGGSGSHNWGTVKDELTDLEQSNVTEETPEGEEHPVADTENKENEVEEVKEEGPKEMTLDEWKAIQNKDRAKVEFNIRKPNEGADGQWKKGFVLHKSKSEEAHAEDLVMDHHFRKPANDITSQLEINFGDLGRPGRGGRGGRGGRGRGGRPNRGIRTDKSNASAPDVDDPEAFPALA comes from the exons ATGCCTGGGCACTTACAGGAAGGCTTCGGCTGCGTGGTCACCAACCGATTCGACCAGTTATTTGACGACGAATCGGACCCCTTCGAGGTGTTGAAGGCAGCagagaacaagaaaaaagaagcCGGCGGGGGCGGCGTTGGGGGCCCTGGGGCCAAGAGCGCAGCTCAGGCCGCAGCGCAGACCAACTCTAACGCGGCGGGCAAACAGCTGCGTAAAGAGTCCCAGAAAGACCGCAAGAACCCGCTGCCCCCCAGCATTGGCGTGGTTGACAAGAAGGAGGAGACGCAGCCGCCCGTGGCGCTTAAGAAAGAAG GAATAAGACGCGTTGGAAGAAGACCTGATCAACAACTGCAGGGTGAAGGGAAGATAATCGATAGGAGACCAGAAAGGCGACCACCTCGTGAAAGACGATTTGAAAAGCCACTTGAAGAAAAGGGTGAAGGAGGAGAATTTTCAGTTGACAG aCCGATTATTGACCGGCCTATTCGAGGCCGTGGTGGTCTTGGAAGAGGTCGAGGAGGCCGTGGTCGTGGAATGGGCCGAGGAGATGGTTTTGACTCTCGTGGCAAACGTGAATTTGATAGGCATAGTGGAAGTGATAGATC TTCTTTTTCACATTACAGTGGCCTGAAGCATGAGGACAAACGTGGAGGTAGCGGATCTCACAACTGGGGAACTGTCAAAGATGAATTAAC TGACTTGGAGCAATCAAATGTGACTGAGGAAACACCTGAAGGTGAAGAACATCCAGTTGCGGACACTGAAAATAA GGAGAATGAAGTTGAGGAGGTAAAGGAAGAGGGTCCAAAAGAAATGACTTTGGATGAGTGGAAGGCTATTCAAAATAAGGACCGGGCAAAAGTAGAGTTTAATATCCGAAAACCAAATGAAGGTGCTGATGGGCAGTGGAAGAAGGGATTTGTTCTTCATAAGTCAAAGAGTGAAGAG GCTCATGCTGAAGACTTGGTTATGGATCACCATTTCCGGAAGCCGGCAAATGATATAACGTCTCAGCTGGAGATAAATTTTGGAGACCTTGGCCGCCCAGGACGTGGTGGCAGGGGAGGACGAGGTGGCCGTGGGCGTGGTGGACGTCCAAACCGTGGCATCAGGACTGAcaag TCAAATGCTTCTGCTCCTGATGTGGATGACCCAGAGGCATTCCCAGCTCTGGCCTAA
- the SERBP1 gene encoding SERPINE1 mRNA-binding protein 1 isoform X1: MPGHLQEGFGCVVTNRFDQLFDDESDPFEVLKAAENKKKEAGGGGVGGPGAKSAAQAAAQTNSNAAGKQLRKESQKDRKNPLPPSIGVVDKKEETQPPVALKKEGIRRVGRRPDQQLQGEGKIIDRRPERRPPRERRFEKPLEEKGEGGEFSVDRPIIDRPIRGRGGLGRGRGGRGRGMGRGDGFDSRGKREFDRHSGSDRSSFSHYSGLKHEDKRGGSGSHNWGTVKDELTESPKYIQKQISYNCSDLEQSNVTEETPEGEEHPVADTENKENEVEEVKEEGPKEMTLDEWKAIQNKDRAKVEFNIRKPNEGADGQWKKGFVLHKSKSEEAHAEDLVMDHHFRKPANDITSQLEINFGDLGRPGRGGRGGRGGRGRGGRPNRGIRTDKSNASAPDVDDPEAFPALA, encoded by the exons ATGCCTGGGCACTTACAGGAAGGCTTCGGCTGCGTGGTCACCAACCGATTCGACCAGTTATTTGACGACGAATCGGACCCCTTCGAGGTGTTGAAGGCAGCagagaacaagaaaaaagaagcCGGCGGGGGCGGCGTTGGGGGCCCTGGGGCCAAGAGCGCAGCTCAGGCCGCAGCGCAGACCAACTCTAACGCGGCGGGCAAACAGCTGCGTAAAGAGTCCCAGAAAGACCGCAAGAACCCGCTGCCCCCCAGCATTGGCGTGGTTGACAAGAAGGAGGAGACGCAGCCGCCCGTGGCGCTTAAGAAAGAAG GAATAAGACGCGTTGGAAGAAGACCTGATCAACAACTGCAGGGTGAAGGGAAGATAATCGATAGGAGACCAGAAAGGCGACCACCTCGTGAAAGACGATTTGAAAAGCCACTTGAAGAAAAGGGTGAAGGAGGAGAATTTTCAGTTGACAG aCCGATTATTGACCGGCCTATTCGAGGCCGTGGTGGTCTTGGAAGAGGTCGAGGAGGCCGTGGTCGTGGAATGGGCCGAGGAGATGGTTTTGACTCTCGTGGCAAACGTGAATTTGATAGGCATAGTGGAAGTGATAGATC TTCTTTTTCACATTACAGTGGCCTGAAGCATGAGGACAAACGTGGAGGTAGCGGATCTCACAACTGGGGAACTGTCAAAGATGAATTAAC agAATCCCCCAAATACATTCAGAAACAAATATCTTATAATTGCAGTGACTTGGAGCAATCAAATGTGACTGAGGAAACACCTGAAGGTGAAGAACATCCAGTTGCGGACACTGAAAATAA GGAGAATGAAGTTGAGGAGGTAAAGGAAGAGGGTCCAAAAGAAATGACTTTGGATGAGTGGAAGGCTATTCAAAATAAGGACCGGGCAAAAGTAGAGTTTAATATCCGAAAACCAAATGAAGGTGCTGATGGGCAGTGGAAGAAGGGATTTGTTCTTCATAAGTCAAAGAGTGAAGAG GCTCATGCTGAAGACTTGGTTATGGATCACCATTTCCGGAAGCCGGCAAATGATATAACGTCTCAGCTGGAGATAAATTTTGGAGACCTTGGCCGCCCAGGACGTGGTGGCAGGGGAGGACGAGGTGGCCGTGGGCGTGGTGGACGTCCAAACCGTGGCATCAGGACTGAcaag TCAAATGCTTCTGCTCCTGATGTGGATGACCCAGAGGCATTCCCAGCTCTGGCCTAA
- the SERBP1 gene encoding SERPINE1 mRNA-binding protein 1 isoform X2, with protein MPGHLQEGFGCVVTNRFDQLFDDESDPFEVLKAAENKKKEAGGGGVGGPGAKSAAQAAAQTNSNAAGKQLRKESQKDRKNPLPPSIGVVDKKEETQPPVALKKEGIRRVGRRPDQQLQGEGKIIDRRPERRPPRERRFEKPLEEKGEGGEFSVDRPIIDRPIRGRGGLGRGRGGRGRGMGRGDGFDSRGKREFDRHSGSDRSGLKHEDKRGGSGSHNWGTVKDELTESPKYIQKQISYNCSDLEQSNVTEETPEGEEHPVADTENKENEVEEVKEEGPKEMTLDEWKAIQNKDRAKVEFNIRKPNEGADGQWKKGFVLHKSKSEEAHAEDLVMDHHFRKPANDITSQLEINFGDLGRPGRGGRGGRGGRGRGGRPNRGIRTDKSNASAPDVDDPEAFPALA; from the exons ATGCCTGGGCACTTACAGGAAGGCTTCGGCTGCGTGGTCACCAACCGATTCGACCAGTTATTTGACGACGAATCGGACCCCTTCGAGGTGTTGAAGGCAGCagagaacaagaaaaaagaagcCGGCGGGGGCGGCGTTGGGGGCCCTGGGGCCAAGAGCGCAGCTCAGGCCGCAGCGCAGACCAACTCTAACGCGGCGGGCAAACAGCTGCGTAAAGAGTCCCAGAAAGACCGCAAGAACCCGCTGCCCCCCAGCATTGGCGTGGTTGACAAGAAGGAGGAGACGCAGCCGCCCGTGGCGCTTAAGAAAGAAG GAATAAGACGCGTTGGAAGAAGACCTGATCAACAACTGCAGGGTGAAGGGAAGATAATCGATAGGAGACCAGAAAGGCGACCACCTCGTGAAAGACGATTTGAAAAGCCACTTGAAGAAAAGGGTGAAGGAGGAGAATTTTCAGTTGACAG aCCGATTATTGACCGGCCTATTCGAGGCCGTGGTGGTCTTGGAAGAGGTCGAGGAGGCCGTGGTCGTGGAATGGGCCGAGGAGATGGTTTTGACTCTCGTGGCAAACGTGAATTTGATAGGCATAGTGGAAGTGATAGATC TGGCCTGAAGCATGAGGACAAACGTGGAGGTAGCGGATCTCACAACTGGGGAACTGTCAAAGATGAATTAAC agAATCCCCCAAATACATTCAGAAACAAATATCTTATAATTGCAGTGACTTGGAGCAATCAAATGTGACTGAGGAAACACCTGAAGGTGAAGAACATCCAGTTGCGGACACTGAAAATAA GGAGAATGAAGTTGAGGAGGTAAAGGAAGAGGGTCCAAAAGAAATGACTTTGGATGAGTGGAAGGCTATTCAAAATAAGGACCGGGCAAAAGTAGAGTTTAATATCCGAAAACCAAATGAAGGTGCTGATGGGCAGTGGAAGAAGGGATTTGTTCTTCATAAGTCAAAGAGTGAAGAG GCTCATGCTGAAGACTTGGTTATGGATCACCATTTCCGGAAGCCGGCAAATGATATAACGTCTCAGCTGGAGATAAATTTTGGAGACCTTGGCCGCCCAGGACGTGGTGGCAGGGGAGGACGAGGTGGCCGTGGGCGTGGTGGACGTCCAAACCGTGGCATCAGGACTGAcaag TCAAATGCTTCTGCTCCTGATGTGGATGACCCAGAGGCATTCCCAGCTCTGGCCTAA